From the genome of Scytonema hofmannii PCC 7110, one region includes:
- a CDS encoding cupin domain-containing protein: MTFTKLNSTTDAIETSEVIINPVTGDRMTITHSSLHSHHENFQCCFDLPPGAHGAPLHYHRGMAETFEVLDGELEMELGAKSNVKILRPGEVVYVPPRMLHSFRNASNNWTTYRTEVRSGASFEQFIRGMFGLAIDGKVNSTGTPLNPLQFALLIEKADLVIADAPAFVESIVKRLAQIARWMGVEKSLVKYW, encoded by the coding sequence ATGACCTTCACAAAACTAAATTCTACAACAGATGCAATTGAAACCTCTGAAGTTATTATCAACCCAGTGACGGGTGACCGCATGACAATTACGCATTCATCTCTCCACAGTCACCATGAAAACTTTCAATGTTGTTTTGACTTGCCACCTGGAGCGCACGGTGCGCCACTTCACTATCATAGAGGTATGGCAGAGACTTTTGAGGTGTTGGATGGTGAATTAGAGATGGAATTGGGAGCAAAAAGCAATGTCAAAATTTTACGCCCTGGTGAAGTGGTTTACGTTCCCCCCAGAATGCTTCATAGTTTCCGCAACGCCTCTAATAACTGGACAACTTACAGAACTGAAGTGCGATCGGGCGCATCCTTCGAGCAATTTATCAGAGGAATGTTCGGTTTAGCAATTGATGGCAAGGTTAACTCCACTGGAACGCCATTGAATCCTCTGCAATTTGCCTTATTGATTGAAAAAGCGGATTTAGTGATAGCTGACGCACCTGCATTTGTCGAATCCATCGTTAAAAGACTGGCTCAAATAGCTAGATGGATGGGCGTGGAAAAATCTTTAGTTAAGTATTGGTAA
- a CDS encoding methyltransferase family protein has protein sequence MKVKYAINLSKGLTFPFILGLMFFYQNFTLGPYVYLALHGTYGFLWLLKDRIYPDKQWEQQIPVPLSIFTFGLVCLYWIAPLILISSGSIPSLPLVAIAISLNILGVFLHFVSDAQKYFTLKYQRGLITEGFFARCRNTNYLGEIFIYSAFAMLTQHWFPFLILGSFIIGIFIPNMLKKDQSLSRYPEFAEYKSQSGLIFPKLFGSTTPKQEDSTAQT, from the coding sequence ATGAAAGTCAAGTACGCTATTAATCTCAGTAAAGGGCTAACTTTTCCTTTTATTTTAGGCTTGATGTTTTTCTATCAAAACTTCACGTTAGGGCCCTATGTTTACTTAGCATTACACGGTACTTATGGGTTCCTTTGGTTACTTAAAGACCGCATTTATCCAGACAAGCAATGGGAGCAACAAATTCCCGTACCCTTAAGTATTTTTACGTTTGGATTGGTATGTTTGTACTGGATAGCACCATTGATTCTGATTAGTAGCGGCAGTATACCATCTCTGCCCTTAGTAGCGATCGCCATATCCCTCAACATTTTAGGTGTGTTTTTACATTTCGTAAGTGATGCTCAGAAATACTTTACTCTTAAGTATCAACGCGGACTCATCACAGAAGGCTTTTTTGCTCGCTGTCGCAATACTAATTATTTAGGAGAAATATTTATCTATAGCGCTTTTGCCATGCTAACTCAACATTGGTTCCCGTTCTTGATTCTTGGCAGTTTTATCATTGGAATTTTCATTCCAAATATGCTTAAGAAAGACCAGTCTCTTTCTCGTTATCCTGAATTTGCTGAGTACAAAAGTCAATCGGGGCTAATATTTCCAAAGTTGTTTGGTTCTACAACTCCCAAACAAGAGGACTCTACAGCACAAACATAA